The Kineothrix sp. MB12-C1 genome includes a window with the following:
- the uraA gene encoding uracil permease — MESKKIIQVEDKVPVSLLIPLSLQHMFAMFGASVLVPIIFQINPSVVLLMNGIGTLLFFLITKGKAPAYLGSSFAFLAPAGLVMSKWGYQEALGGFIVVGLALCAISFVVYKFGIKWIDIVLPSAAMGPVVALIGLELAGTAASTAGILPGADGAVDPRNFLIFAVTLGFAVFGNVLFRKFFAVIPILIAIIAGYVTAIITGAVSSSTVLEALGTSILVMPNFQLPRFHLESIIMILPVILVVTSEHIGHQIVTSKIVERDLLKDPGLHRSLFADGFSTVISGFVGAVPTTTYGENIGVMAMTKVYSIQVIAGAAILSIIASFVGPIAALIQTIPGPVIGGISFLLYGMIGTSGIRIIVDGKVDYSGSRNLTLTSVVFVVGLSGVALSIFNVTLSGMVLAAIVGMILSLLFYIFDKFGWTNDKN; from the coding sequence GTGGAAAGCAAAAAAATTATTCAGGTGGAAGATAAGGTACCGGTAAGTCTATTGATACCGTTGTCATTGCAACATATGTTCGCAATGTTCGGAGCATCCGTATTAGTACCCATTATCTTCCAAATCAATCCATCCGTCGTACTGTTAATGAACGGTATTGGCACATTATTATTCTTTCTTATTACCAAAGGCAAAGCACCCGCATACCTCGGTTCCAGCTTTGCTTTTCTTGCGCCGGCAGGCCTTGTTATGTCGAAATGGGGCTATCAGGAAGCACTGGGAGGCTTCATTGTAGTCGGTCTGGCGCTCTGTGCCATATCCTTTGTCGTTTATAAATTCGGCATTAAATGGATAGACATCGTTCTTCCATCTGCTGCTATGGGACCTGTTGTTGCACTTATTGGTCTGGAACTCGCCGGAACTGCCGCTTCTACCGCAGGAATCCTTCCCGGAGCAGACGGAGCTGTCGATCCAAGAAACTTTCTTATTTTTGCCGTTACTTTGGGATTTGCAGTGTTCGGTAACGTACTCTTTAGAAAATTTTTTGCTGTTATTCCTATTCTAATCGCAATTATTGCAGGGTATGTCACCGCCATTATTACCGGAGCAGTATCATCGTCCACTGTCTTAGAAGCATTGGGTACAAGCATCCTTGTTATGCCGAATTTCCAGCTTCCCCGCTTTCATCTCGAATCCATTATTATGATTCTCCCGGTTATTCTCGTAGTAACTTCCGAGCATATCGGTCATCAGATCGTAACGAGTAAGATTGTTGAAAGAGACTTGTTGAAGGACCCCGGACTTCACCGTTCTTTATTTGCAGACGGTTTCTCAACCGTTATTTCAGGATTTGTAGGAGCCGTTCCTACCACTACTTACGGCGAGAACATCGGTGTTATGGCTATGACCAAAGTATATTCCATACAGGTAATTGCAGGCGCTGCCATTCTTTCCATTATCGCTTCCTTCGTCGGACCGATTGCCGCATTGATTCAGACCATCCCCGGTCCTGTTATCGGCGGTATCTCCTTCTTGTTATACGGTATGATCGGTACCTCCGGCATTCGCATCATCGTTGACGGCAAAGTGGATTACAGCGGAAGCCGTAACTTAACGCTTACCTCAGTGGTATTCGTTGTCGGACTTTCCGGAGTTGCGCTCAGTATCTTCAACGTGACTCTTTCCGGTATGGTTCTGGCTGCTATCGTTGGTATGATTCTCTCCCTTTTATTCTAC
- a CDS encoding zinc-dependent alcohol dehydrogenase — MLQQVMTNPGIIEFQEVPVPVPGDNDVLIKIMKIGICGSDIHVYHGKHPFTSYPVTQGHEVSGEVAALGANVTSFQVGQKVTIQPQVVCGKCYPCTHGKYNLCEELKVMGFQTTGTASHYFAVDASKVTLLPEDMSFDEGAMIEPLAVAVHAVKQAGDVKDLNIVVLGAGPIGNLVAQTAKGFGAKSVMITDISEYRLNKAAECGVDHCINTKDTNLGEAILNAFGPDKADIIYDCAGNNVTMGQAIQYARKGSTIILVAVFAGMATIDLAVANDHELDIKSTMMYRNEDYIDAIRLTNEKKVNLPALISKHFAFQEFNDAYRYIDANQETTMKVIINVQE, encoded by the coding sequence ATGTTACAACAAGTAATGACAAACCCAGGCATCATCGAATTTCAGGAAGTTCCTGTTCCGGTGCCCGGAGATAATGATGTTCTCATTAAAATTATGAAAATCGGAATCTGCGGATCCGACATCCACGTTTATCACGGCAAGCACCCGTTTACCTCCTATCCGGTCACACAAGGACATGAAGTATCCGGAGAAGTGGCTGCTTTAGGTGCCAATGTAACTTCTTTTCAGGTCGGACAGAAAGTAACCATCCAGCCCCAGGTTGTATGCGGAAAATGCTATCCTTGTACTCATGGAAAGTATAATCTGTGCGAAGAATTAAAGGTTATGGGCTTCCAGACTACAGGTACTGCTTCCCATTATTTTGCTGTAGACGCTTCTAAGGTCACTCTTCTTCCTGAAGATATGTCCTTCGATGAAGGTGCTATGATCGAGCCCCTTGCCGTTGCCGTTCATGCAGTAAAGCAGGCAGGAGACGTGAAAGATCTCAATATTGTTGTCTTAGGGGCAGGTCCTATCGGCAACCTGGTCGCTCAGACGGCCAAAGGCTTCGGTGCCAAGAGTGTTATGATTACAGATATTAGTGAATATCGTCTGAATAAGGCGGCAGAATGCGGCGTTGACCACTGTATCAATACGAAGGACACTAACTTAGGAGAAGCTATCTTGAATGCCTTCGGACCGGATAAAGCGGATATCATTTACGATTGTGCAGGCAACAACGTCACAATGGGTCAGGCGATTCAGTACGCCCGCAAAGGAAGCACTATTATTCTCGTCGCTGTTTTTGCCGGAATGGCAACGATCGACCTCGCCGTTGCTAACGATCACGAACTCGATATTAAAAGTACAATGATGTACCGCAATGAAGATTATATAGATGCCATCCGATTGACTAACGAGAAAAAGGTTAATCTTCCTGCCCTCATTTCCAAGCATTTTGCATTTCAGGAATTTAATGACGCCTATCGTTACATAGACGCCAATCAGGAAACTACTATGAAAGTTATCATTAACGTGCAGGAATAA
- the msrB gene encoding peptide-methionine (R)-S-oxide reductase MsrB, giving the protein MRKEIYLAGGCFWGTEKYLQGVNGILETEVGYANGNTENPTYEEVCHYNTGHAEAVKVVYENTVIGLPFLLELYYDVINPVSINKQGNDIGSQYRTGIYFVQDEDEAIIRESIDKLQLKYEQKIAIEVKRLENYYRAEDYHQKYLDKNPQGYCHIGVDKFEKAKKAVDTSKKYTKKSGQELRESLTELQFEVTQNSATEQPFHNEYFDEFREGIYVDITTGEPLFLSDDKFESGCGWPSFSRPIDASLIKDVMDTSFGRIRTEVRSKTGDAHLGHVFEDGPTELGGLRYCINSASLRFIPKESMEQEGYGEYLKSLK; this is encoded by the coding sequence ATGAGAAAAGAAATTTATCTGGCAGGAGGCTGTTTCTGGGGGACGGAGAAATATTTACAGGGTGTGAATGGAATTCTGGAAACAGAGGTGGGATATGCCAATGGAAATACGGAGAATCCGACGTATGAGGAGGTATGTCATTATAATACCGGGCATGCGGAAGCGGTAAAGGTGGTATATGAAAACACGGTAATCGGACTTCCTTTTCTGTTAGAGTTATATTATGATGTCATTAATCCGGTAAGCATTAATAAACAGGGAAATGATATAGGTTCTCAATATAGAACGGGAATCTATTTTGTGCAAGATGAGGATGAAGCTATTATTCGTGAATCCATAGATAAACTTCAATTAAAATATGAGCAAAAGATTGCAATTGAAGTAAAGCGCCTTGAAAATTATTACAGGGCGGAAGATTATCATCAGAAATACTTAGATAAGAATCCTCAGGGTTATTGTCATATCGGGGTGGATAAGTTTGAAAAAGCAAAGAAAGCTGTGGATACAAGCAAGAAATATACGAAGAAGTCCGGACAAGAACTGAGAGAGAGCCTCACAGAGCTTCAATTTGAAGTGACACAAAATAGTGCGACGGAACAGCCTTTTCATAATGAATATTTCGATGAATTCAGAGAAGGGATTTATGTGGATATTACGACTGGTGAACCTCTTTTCTTATCGGATGATAAGTTTGAGTCGGGCTGCGGATGGCCCAGCTTCTCAAGACCGATTGATGCGAGCCTTATTAAGGATGTTATGGATACGAGTTTTGGAAGGATAAGAACTGAGGTAAGAAGTAAAACGGGAGATGCGCATCTTGGACATGTATTCGAAGATGGACCGACGGAGCTTGGAGGGCTTAGATACTGTATTAACAGCGCTTCTTTAAGATTCATACCGAAAGAAAGCATGGAACAGGAAGGATATGGAGAATATTTGAAGTCATTAAAGTAA
- a CDS encoding ROK family protein has product MKQSYKKDKMESNVVRVAKYILEQGITSKNDIASALNLSMPTALQCVKDLMTQGIIHEVGEYESTGGRKAKALSVIETLQYSVGLEITSNHISFVMIDMKANIIASLRLRLTFHHTEHYYSSLSKKLLQFIQDSHIPENKVLGVGISIPGIVISSENRLVISHVLSLKDIDLNSLAKHIPFPVRFENDAVCAAMAELKYLHHNALYLSLSNSVGGAIFLNNELYYGNHFRSGEFGHMIIEPEGKQCYCGKCGCSDAYCSARILADYTKGNLASFFKKLSEEDAGALSLWKNYTKYLTIIISNLHLTFDCDIILGGYVGSYIEPYIPRLWDDMQEHLLFEQDGCFLHACRFQQNAAGVGIAMYFINQFFSKL; this is encoded by the coding sequence ATGAAACAGTCGTACAAAAAAGATAAAATGGAAAGCAATGTTGTGCGCGTTGCCAAATATATATTGGAACAAGGGATTACTTCTAAAAACGACATTGCCTCAGCTCTTAATCTCAGTATGCCCACCGCCCTCCAATGCGTAAAAGACTTAATGACTCAAGGTATCATACATGAAGTTGGCGAATATGAATCCACCGGCGGACGCAAAGCAAAGGCGCTGTCTGTTATCGAAACATTACAATATTCCGTAGGTCTTGAAATAACATCGAATCATATTTCTTTTGTCATGATCGATATGAAAGCGAATATTATCGCTTCCTTGCGGCTGCGTCTTACCTTCCATCATACGGAACACTATTATTCTTCTTTATCGAAAAAACTACTGCAATTTATTCAGGATTCCCATATTCCTGAAAATAAAGTTCTCGGCGTGGGCATTTCCATCCCAGGTATCGTTATCAGCTCCGAAAATCGTCTGGTTATCTCCCATGTGCTATCTTTAAAGGATATCGACCTGAATTCCCTCGCTAAGCACATTCCTTTTCCCGTGCGTTTTGAAAACGATGCGGTATGTGCTGCCATGGCAGAATTAAAATATTTACACCACAACGCGCTGTATCTGTCTTTAAGCAACTCCGTGGGCGGTGCTATCTTCTTAAATAACGAGCTTTATTACGGCAATCATTTTCGAAGCGGAGAATTCGGCCATATGATAATCGAACCGGAAGGTAAACAATGCTACTGCGGCAAATGCGGCTGCTCCGATGCCTATTGCTCTGCCCGAATCCTTGCGGATTACACAAAGGGTAACTTGGCGTCCTTTTTTAAAAAACTTTCAGAAGAAGATGCCGGAGCACTCTCTCTATGGAAAAATTATACGAAATATCTCACTATTATTATTTCCAATCTTCATCTCACTTTCGACTGTGATATTATCCTGGGAGGCTATGTAGGCAGTTATATCGAGCCATATATACCCCGACTATGGGATGATATGCAAGAACACCTTCTGTTCGAACAAGACGGCTGTTTTCTCCATGCATGCCGCTTCCAACAAAATGCAGCCGGCGTCGGCATTGCTATGTACTTTATCAATCAGTTTTTCTCCAAATTATAA